One stretch of Amycolatopsis sp. 195334CR DNA includes these proteins:
- a CDS encoding FAD/NAD(P)-binding protein → MGAGATGTSVLDILVRDLGQVAPRAQEHEVTVFDPTMRFGPGRAYLPGSEKALLNLPARMMSVRPGDPGHFVDWLAERGRGPVTGGEFLSRSIYARYLEDVVAAAVSTGRHSNVRVRLVGDRASAISRATDAFAVHTAADEHHCFDAIFLCPGTTEPVDTYGLTGRPGFVVDPYPLRETVSRIGSGQTVAVLGTGLTAIDFVLELAGSGHQGQILAVSRSGYLPSVRYPGPGPNLLATSDDTVLTLAKERGYLSLLDIYRVLRAEFRERNVPMSDLWHELRSHEDPAARFLRHVDEARGGSPWHLVLIAVARYLVDKAWHLFDDATKAALIHQWHGVCARLCAPMPQESAVELARLLRAGQLQLVGGVEMVTANEHGFLIDTTSSWHVADCVVNSVRPRVPVVPRRARQLIGSMVRDGLAVPHPFGGIRIDTDTGLVQDATGSAVPGLYALGELTVGERYVETTILGAITRRAAQAVKHLIDRDPALRQERP, encoded by the coding sequence GTGGGCGCTGGGGCCACGGGAACAAGCGTGCTGGACATACTGGTACGAGATCTTGGCCAAGTCGCTCCCCGAGCACAGGAGCACGAAGTCACGGTCTTCGACCCGACCATGCGGTTCGGACCGGGCCGGGCTTATCTTCCGGGAAGCGAGAAGGCCCTGCTCAACCTGCCGGCCCGGATGATGTCCGTGCGCCCCGGCGATCCCGGGCATTTTGTTGACTGGCTGGCTGAACGTGGCCGCGGGCCCGTGACCGGCGGGGAGTTCTTGAGTCGGAGCATCTACGCGCGCTACTTGGAAGACGTCGTCGCTGCTGCGGTGTCGACGGGGCGCCACAGCAACGTTCGGGTCAGGTTGGTGGGCGACCGTGCCTCCGCGATCAGCCGTGCAACCGACGCGTTCGCCGTACACACCGCAGCTGACGAGCATCACTGTTTCGACGCCATCTTCTTGTGCCCGGGCACCACTGAACCGGTCGACACCTATGGTCTTACCGGTAGGCCTGGCTTTGTCGTCGATCCATACCCGCTCCGCGAAACGGTGTCACGAATCGGAAGTGGACAGACGGTGGCCGTGCTGGGCACCGGCCTTACCGCCATCGATTTTGTCCTCGAACTGGCAGGTTCGGGCCATCAAGGACAGATACTGGCCGTCTCGCGCAGCGGATACCTGCCCAGTGTTCGTTACCCAGGGCCGGGGCCCAATCTGCTCGCGACGAGCGACGACACCGTCCTCACTCTCGCCAAGGAGCGCGGCTACCTGTCCTTACTGGACATCTACCGGGTGCTGCGAGCCGAGTTCCGCGAGCGCAACGTCCCGATGTCCGATCTGTGGCACGAACTGCGCAGCCACGAAGATCCAGCAGCCCGCTTTCTCCGCCATGTCGACGAGGCCCGCGGCGGCAGTCCATGGCACCTGGTGCTCATAGCCGTCGCGCGGTATCTCGTCGACAAGGCATGGCATCTCTTCGACGACGCCACCAAAGCAGCTCTCATCCACCAGTGGCACGGCGTCTGCGCTCGCTTGTGCGCCCCCATGCCTCAGGAGTCGGCTGTTGAACTGGCGAGACTGTTGCGCGCTGGTCAACTTCAGCTCGTCGGCGGGGTTGAAATGGTCACCGCCAACGAGCACGGGTTTCTGATTGACACGACGTCGAGCTGGCATGTGGCTGACTGCGTCGTCAACTCGGTTCGACCGCGTGTGCCAGTAGTTCCGCGCCGGGCGCGGCAGTTGATCGGGTCGATGGTTCGCGACGGGTTGGCCGTGCCCCACCCGTTCGGCGGGATACGCATCGACACCGACACCGGCCTGGTGCAGGACGCCACCGGATCCGCCGTCCCCGGTTTGTACGCCCTGGGCGAGCTGACGGTCGGCGAACGTTACGTGGAGACGACCATTCTCGGCGCCATCACCCGGCGCGCAGCACAAGCGGTGAAACACCTCATCGACCGTGATCCGGCCCTGAGACAGGAGCGACCATGA
- a CDS encoding cytochrome P450: protein MSSCKVADGQPHLPPARDRRQAACPKELSVYNLILRPTAAREQLTALTERAAVHWDPYVSAWLICGTAEASLVLTDERFSSKRLNVNGDTVPSPDTTESTMDAMVSRMMLLKDGAEHLRLKKVARAVLTPQRIQALEPSMRELAAELLPLDKPGDLDFVEHVAKEFPLRVLGELLGIDESDLDMVLAGSDAITAIVSGLDHTIDPEIHRRARTLYEYAFRLVRERRENPGDDGISALVRAADDEGLADADIAANLVMLIASGHQTMPGFLSISLHSALTSDASALELPGALANVTPSRFVGRVATADIDVGGCRIRAGDKVLVLLAAANWHRGSADRGQRHLAFGYGRHRCAGAAMAELEGAVMFERMTEAMRAGVRLADAGVEWNNDANLPSLTKLPIRLGKTSKASTPLSDR, encoded by the coding sequence GTGTCCTCGTGCAAAGTGGCCGACGGTCAGCCACATCTGCCTCCGGCCCGCGACCGAAGGCAAGCGGCCTGTCCGAAGGAACTCAGTGTCTACAACCTCATCCTCCGCCCCACCGCGGCTCGGGAGCAATTGACCGCGCTGACCGAACGTGCAGCGGTGCACTGGGACCCCTACGTGTCCGCCTGGTTGATTTGCGGCACGGCCGAAGCTTCCTTGGTGCTTACGGATGAACGGTTCTCGTCAAAACGGCTCAACGTCAACGGTGACACAGTACCCTCGCCCGACACTACGGAATCCACTATGGACGCGATGGTGTCTCGGATGATGCTCCTGAAGGATGGGGCCGAACACCTGCGGTTGAAGAAGGTCGCCCGGGCCGTCCTCACTCCACAACGGATCCAGGCACTCGAACCATCGATGCGCGAACTCGCCGCCGAACTGCTGCCGCTCGACAAGCCGGGTGATCTCGACTTCGTGGAACACGTAGCGAAGGAGTTTCCGTTGCGGGTGCTCGGCGAACTGCTCGGCATCGACGAGTCCGACCTGGACATGGTGCTCGCCGGGTCGGACGCGATCACGGCCATTGTCAGCGGACTGGACCACACGATCGATCCAGAGATCCACCGCAGAGCGCGCACCTTGTACGAATACGCCTTTCGACTCGTCCGCGAACGCCGGGAAAATCCTGGCGACGATGGCATCAGCGCGCTCGTGCGCGCCGCCGACGACGAAGGCCTCGCCGACGCGGATATCGCCGCCAATCTGGTCATGCTGATCGCGTCAGGCCATCAGACCATGCCCGGTTTCCTCTCGATCTCCCTGCACAGCGCCCTGACCTCCGACGCATCTGCGTTGGAACTACCCGGCGCGCTGGCCAACGTCACACCGTCTCGTTTCGTCGGCAGGGTTGCGACGGCAGACATCGACGTGGGCGGATGCCGGATTCGCGCTGGTGACAAGGTGCTCGTTCTCCTCGCCGCGGCGAACTGGCACAGGGGCTCGGCCGACCGAGGGCAACGCCACCTGGCGTTCGGCTACGGCCGGCATCGCTGTGCGGGCGCCGCGATGGCCGAACTCGAAGGGGCTGTGATGTTCGAGCGAATGACCGAAGCCATGCGGGCAGGTGTCCGACTGGCCGACGCCGGTGTCGAGTGGAATAACGACGCGAACTTGCCTTCTCTCACCAAGTTACCCATCCGGCTCGGCAAGACATCCAAGGCTTCGACACCGCTGTCCGATCGGTGA